In Halobaculum rubrum, the following are encoded in one genomic region:
- a CDS encoding ABC transporter substrate-binding protein, whose amino-acid sequence MKNTELNRRDVVKGAGALGAAGMVGLAGCSGGGGGDAPVEALHAWTGGDGATAAEALEEAFNEEYPDTELEMNPIGGGGNQNLDAVVANRLQNDNPPSTFANWPGPNLGRYEGVLGDISDLWEEAGFADSHVQEAVDLHQYNGAFRAVPLGSHRLNCLFYNTSVVEEAGVDPSSLNSVSALVDALETVASETDKTPMTHGASGTWTTTQLFGVTLLGSAGYDEYMNFVEGNPSEDAVRSAFESLATILENYINDDAASIGLTESNQNIIQGEAAFIHQGNWAAGAYRNAEDFEYESDWGFKTFPGTEGMYTLHFDSFLFPSNNPSPENTRTWLEFVGGETAQVAFNQYKGSIPTRTDVDMSDFGPYLQQTAEDFADADERPPNIQHGLGITAEQRSTLNDVISSEFSGPYNVDAATQGFVDAVSN is encoded by the coding sequence ATGAAGAACACGGAACTCAACCGACGAGACGTAGTGAAAGGCGCCGGCGCCCTCGGGGCGGCCGGCATGGTCGGACTGGCGGGCTGCTCGGGTGGCGGTGGCGGCGACGCCCCCGTCGAAGCCCTGCATGCCTGGACCGGCGGCGACGGCGCGACGGCCGCCGAAGCGCTCGAAGAAGCGTTCAACGAGGAGTATCCGGACACGGAACTGGAGATGAACCCCATCGGCGGGGGCGGCAACCAGAACCTCGACGCGGTTGTCGCTAACCGGCTGCAAAACGACAACCCGCCCAGCACGTTCGCGAACTGGCCGGGCCCCAACCTGGGCCGCTACGAGGGCGTGCTCGGCGACATCTCCGACCTCTGGGAGGAGGCCGGATTCGCCGACAGCCACGTGCAGGAGGCCGTCGACCTGCACCAGTACAACGGCGCGTTCCGCGCGGTCCCGCTCGGCTCGCACCGCCTGAACTGTCTGTTCTACAACACCTCGGTCGTCGAGGAGGCGGGCGTCGACCCGTCCTCGCTGAACAGCGTCTCCGCGCTCGTCGACGCGCTGGAGACGGTCGCCAGCGAGACGGACAAGACCCCGATGACCCACGGCGCCAGCGGCACGTGGACGACGACGCAGCTGTTCGGCGTCACGCTGTTGGGCTCGGCCGGCTACGACGAGTACATGAACTTCGTCGAGGGCAACCCCTCGGAAGACGCCGTTCGGAGCGCCTTCGAGTCGCTCGCGACGATCCTCGAGAACTACATCAACGACGACGCCGCCTCGATCGGCCTGACCGAGTCCAACCAGAACATCATTCAGGGCGAGGCCGCGTTCATCCACCAGGGCAACTGGGCGGCGGGCGCGTACCGCAACGCCGAGGACTTCGAGTACGAGTCCGACTGGGGCTTCAAGACGTTCCCCGGCACCGAGGGGATGTACACCCTCCACTTCGACTCGTTCCTCTTCCCGTCGAACAACCCGAGCCCCGAGAACACGCGGACGTGGCTGGAGTTCGTGGGCGGCGAGACCGCGCAGGTCGCGTTCAACCAGTACAAGGGCTCGATCCCGACCCGGACCGACGTCGACATGTCCGATTTCGGTCCGTACCTGCAGCAGACGGCCGAGGACTTCGCGGACGCCGACGAGCGCCCGCCGAACATCCAGCACGGTCTGGGTATCACGGCCGAACAGCGGTCCACGCTGAACGACGTGATCTCCAGCGAGTTCTCCGGGCCGTACAACGTCGACGCCGCCACGCAGGGCTTCGTCGACGCCGTCTCCAACTGA
- a CDS encoding helix-hairpin-helix domain-containing protein, with product MSTDASAVPDPRAEMEERGYEIVYRPHEEMARYNAFYNVEYEGEVIAPPAARREGVPLNEVWVSELYRPYERYLLHHELSEIRFRAEGYGVEEAHELALEADTVFEGDPKWEELWTEVNVVPPERVTALEGFGPTLFERIQRNRPYCDMDELGEVPGIGPERHGRLRGAFWCLDCDL from the coding sequence ATGTCGACGGACGCGTCGGCGGTCCCCGACCCGCGCGCGGAGATGGAGGAACGAGGGTACGAGATCGTGTACAGGCCGCACGAGGAGATGGCCCGCTACAACGCGTTCTACAACGTCGAGTACGAGGGCGAGGTGATCGCGCCGCCGGCCGCGCGGCGCGAGGGCGTGCCGCTGAACGAGGTGTGGGTGAGCGAGCTGTACCGCCCCTACGAGCGGTACCTCCTCCACCACGAGCTGAGCGAGATCCGGTTCCGCGCCGAGGGGTACGGCGTCGAGGAGGCGCACGAGCTGGCGTTGGAGGCGGACACGGTGTTCGAGGGCGACCCGAAGTGGGAGGAGCTGTGGACCGAAGTGAACGTCGTCCCGCCCGAGCGCGTCACGGCGCTGGAGGGATTCGGACCGACGCTGTTCGAGCGGATCCAGCGGAACCGGCCGTACTGCGACATGGACGAACTCGGCGAGGTACCAGGGATCGGACCGGAGCGACACGGCCGTCTCCGGGGGGCGTTCTGGTGTCTCGACTGCGATCTGTAG
- a CDS encoding ABC transporter ATP-binding protein, with protein sequence MAQLELEDVRKVFTDDDGSDIVAVDDVTVDIEDGEFLVLVGPSGCGKSTTLRMVAGLETVTSGDIRLGGRSIVGQKPQDRDIAMVFQSYALYPHMTTRENMSFGLEESTDMADAEIDERVGNAADMLDIPELLDRKPSELSGGQQQRVALGRAIVREPEVFLMDEPLSNLDAKLRSQMRTELQRIQDDLDTTTVYVTHDQTEAMTMGDRIAILDGGELQQVGTPLECYHRPANHFVAGFIGEPAMNFFEATVEGDRLVTDRFEYPLTADMREAVEGADGVTLGIRPEDIEVTADDRATDGDEFATVVDVVEPMGNENAVYLGFGGDATDTFVATVGGMRRIDAGESVVARFPSDAVHLFDAASGDALHNRSLEDAADTDPRI encoded by the coding sequence ATGGCACAACTCGAACTCGAGGACGTACGAAAGGTGTTCACGGACGACGACGGCTCGGATATCGTCGCCGTCGACGACGTGACGGTCGACATCGAGGACGGGGAGTTCCTCGTGCTCGTCGGCCCGTCAGGCTGCGGGAAATCGACGACGCTACGGATGGTTGCCGGGCTGGAGACGGTCACCAGCGGCGACATCCGTCTCGGCGGCCGGTCCATCGTCGGCCAGAAGCCGCAAGACCGGGACATCGCGATGGTGTTCCAGTCGTACGCGCTGTACCCGCACATGACCACCCGGGAGAACATGTCGTTCGGGCTGGAGGAGTCCACGGACATGGCGGACGCGGAGATCGACGAGCGCGTCGGGAACGCGGCCGACATGCTCGACATCCCGGAACTGCTCGACCGGAAGCCGTCGGAGCTGTCCGGCGGGCAACAGCAACGCGTCGCGCTCGGCCGGGCGATCGTCCGTGAACCGGAGGTGTTCCTGATGGACGAGCCGCTGTCGAACCTCGACGCCAAGCTCCGCTCGCAGATGCGGACGGAACTGCAGCGCATCCAGGACGACCTGGACACGACGACCGTCTACGTCACGCACGACCAGACCGAGGCGATGACGATGGGCGACCGGATCGCGATCCTCGACGGCGGCGAGCTCCAACAGGTCGGCACGCCGCTGGAGTGTTACCACCGCCCGGCGAACCACTTCGTCGCGGGGTTCATCGGCGAGCCGGCGATGAACTTCTTCGAGGCGACCGTGGAGGGCGACCGGCTGGTCACGGACCGCTTCGAGTACCCGCTGACGGCCGACATGCGCGAGGCGGTCGAGGGCGCCGACGGCGTGACCCTCGGTATCCGCCCGGAGGATATCGAGGTCACGGCCGACGACCGGGCGACCGACGGCGACGAGTTCGCCACGGTGGTCGACGTCGTCGAGCCGATGGGCAACGAGAACGCCGTCTACCTCGGCTTCGGCGGGGACGCGACGGACACGTTCGTCGCGACCGTCGGCGGCATGCGCCGCATCGACGCCGGCGAGTCCGTCGTCGCGCGGTTCCCGTCGGACGCGGTTCACCTGTTCGACGCCGCCAGCGGCGACGCGTTGCACAACCGTTCGCTGGAGGACGCTGCCGATACCGATCCGCGGATCTGA
- a CDS encoding DUF5827 family protein: MPIEKSEFPGLYPCDFYTPAELFEPDRMYTVYEIARLLQGLEPDAEIDEGTEEVLLDWAIPWVMTNAEELVVAEPRGDDEPGYYGVRRPEDLDGAGDSADSDDSEHPDDASADGA, from the coding sequence ATGCCGATCGAGAAATCGGAGTTCCCGGGGCTGTACCCGTGCGACTTCTACACGCCCGCGGAGCTGTTCGAGCCGGACCGGATGTACACCGTCTACGAGATCGCGCGGCTCCTGCAGGGGCTGGAGCCGGACGCCGAGATCGACGAGGGGACCGAGGAGGTGCTGCTCGACTGGGCGATCCCGTGGGTCATGACGAACGCGGAGGAGCTCGTCGTCGCGGAGCCGCGCGGGGACGACGAGCCCGGCTACTACGGCGTGCGCCGGCCGGAGGACCTCGACGGCGCCGGCGACTCGGCCGACAGCGACGACTCCGAGCACCCGGACGACGCGTCCGCGGACGGAGCGTGA
- a CDS encoding carbohydrate ABC transporter permease, whose translation MRDILSSVRQRLRRAAHATRTSGDAGDGGEDDTVASDDGDPALDGAAVVTDGGTAASGDGIAERLNDRFGDDFTESAPFWLPPFLLVGLFVYGAIAWNFVISLTDYEGFIGPDYSDLDFEMYVRAANDSGVIDATVNTFLLVVAFTAVALAFGMVLAILIDRNIRFENTFRTIYLLPMSLSFVVTAQFWLWMYNYNNGVVNIVLGTAGIGPISWIGNSSLVLWAVVFALVWQFSGYTMVVYLAGLRAIPTEHYEAARVDGASTLKMYWRVILPQLKGSTISAAIVLMVFALKAFDFLYSLVSGYRPPNGADILATKMVREAYSTNNWAYASAIAIILFLMALSIIGPYLYYEYKQGNL comes from the coding sequence ATGCGCGACATTCTTTCGAGCGTTCGACAACGACTCCGGCGCGCAGCCCACGCGACCCGGACGAGTGGCGACGCGGGCGACGGCGGGGAAGACGACACCGTCGCGAGCGACGACGGCGACCCAGCCCTCGACGGCGCCGCGGTCGTGACCGACGGCGGAACTGCCGCCAGCGGCGACGGAATCGCCGAACGGCTCAACGACCGGTTCGGCGACGACTTCACCGAGTCGGCGCCGTTCTGGCTGCCGCCGTTCCTGCTGGTCGGGCTGTTCGTCTACGGCGCCATCGCGTGGAACTTCGTCATCTCGCTGACCGACTACGAGGGGTTCATCGGCCCGGACTACTCGGACCTCGACTTCGAGATGTACGTCCGGGCGGCCAACGACTCGGGGGTCATCGACGCGACGGTCAACACGTTCCTGTTGGTCGTCGCGTTCACCGCCGTCGCGCTCGCCTTCGGGATGGTGCTCGCGATCCTCATCGACCGGAACATCCGGTTCGAGAACACGTTCCGCACCATCTACCTGCTGCCGATGAGCCTCTCGTTCGTCGTGACGGCGCAGTTCTGGCTGTGGATGTACAACTACAACAACGGCGTCGTCAATATCGTCCTCGGCACGGCCGGGATCGGCCCGATCAGCTGGATCGGGAACTCCTCGCTCGTCCTGTGGGCGGTGGTGTTCGCGCTCGTGTGGCAGTTCTCCGGGTACACGATGGTCGTGTACCTCGCGGGACTGCGCGCGATCCCGACCGAACACTACGAGGCCGCCCGCGTCGACGGCGCATCGACGCTGAAGATGTACTGGCGGGTCATCCTCCCGCAGCTGAAGGGGTCGACGATCAGCGCCGCCATCGTCCTGATGGTGTTCGCGCTGAAGGCGTTCGACTTCCTGTACTCGCTGGTCAGCGGCTACCGGCCGCCCAACGGGGCGGACATCCTCGCGACCAAGATGGTGCGTGAGGCGTACAGCACGAACAACTGGGCGTACGCGTCGGCGATCGCGATCATCCTGTTCCTGATGGCGCTGTCGATCATCGGCCCGTACCTGTATTACGAGTACAAACAGGGGAACCTATGA
- a CDS encoding cupin domain-containing protein — protein MEHIEIDEVETGGFGNDVEMRRLTDALGTEDMAINHYRLEPGEGFSGGLHTHLDQEEVFVILSGAATFETEDGTVEVGEGEAVRFAPGEYQTGSNEGDEAVDALALGAPADSTEVRVPVECRECGHEALAAVPDDDGMGFVCPECGTEADLPT, from the coding sequence ATGGAGCACATCGAGATCGACGAGGTCGAGACCGGCGGCTTCGGCAACGACGTGGAGATGCGACGCCTCACCGACGCGCTCGGGACCGAGGACATGGCGATCAACCACTACCGGCTCGAGCCGGGCGAGGGGTTCTCCGGCGGGCTGCACACCCACCTCGATCAGGAGGAGGTGTTCGTGATCCTCTCGGGGGCCGCGACGTTCGAGACGGAGGACGGCACCGTCGAGGTCGGCGAGGGGGAGGCGGTCCGGTTCGCGCCCGGCGAGTACCAGACCGGGAGCAACGAGGGCGATGAGGCCGTCGACGCGCTCGCGCTCGGCGCGCCGGCGGACTCGACGGAGGTTCGTGTGCCGGTCGAGTGCCGCGAATGCGGGCACGAGGCGCTTGCGGCGGTTCCGGACGACGACGGCATGGGGTTCGTGTGTCCCGAGTGCGGGACCGAGGCCGACCTCCCGACGTAA
- the sod gene encoding superoxide dismutase produces MSYELDPLPYDYDALEPHISEQVLTWHHDTHHQGYVNGWNSAEETLEANREEGDFSSSAGAIRDVTHNSSGHILHDLFWQNMSPEGGDEPSGALADRIAEDFGSYEAWKGEFEAAAGNASGWALLVYDTFSNQLRNVVVDKHDQGAIWGGHPILALDVWEHSYYYDYGPARGDFVSAFFEVVDWDEPATRYQQAVQLFE; encoded by the coding sequence ATGAGCTACGAACTCGATCCGTTGCCGTACGACTACGACGCACTGGAACCGCACATTTCCGAGCAGGTGCTGACGTGGCATCACGACACCCATCATCAGGGGTACGTCAACGGTTGGAACTCTGCGGAGGAGACGCTCGAAGCGAATCGCGAGGAGGGCGACTTCTCGTCCTCGGCCGGTGCCATTCGCGACGTGACGCACAACTCGTCGGGCCACATTCTGCACGACCTGTTCTGGCAGAACATGAGTCCCGAGGGCGGCGACGAGCCCTCGGGCGCGCTCGCCGACCGCATCGCCGAGGACTTCGGCTCGTATGAGGCGTGGAAAGGCGAGTTCGAGGCCGCGGCGGGCAACGCCTCCGGCTGGGCGCTGCTCGTGTACGACACGTTCTCGAACCAGCTCCGCAACGTCGTGGTCGACAAACACGACCAGGGCGCGATCTGGGGCGGCCATCCGATCCTCGCGCTGGACGTGTGGGAGCACTCCTACTACTACGACTACGGCCCCGCCCGCGGCGACTTCGTCTCCGCGTTCTTCGAGGTCGTCGACTGGGACGAGCCCGCCACCCGCTACCAGCAGGCCGTCCAGCTCTTCGAGTAA
- the thyA gene encoding thymidylate synthase gives MQQYLSTVEDVLRDGAYKPNRTGVDTLSSFSAHYEADLADGFPLLTTKDLSGFRWNSLIHELLWYLSGEEHVRDLREKTGIWDAWADDEGRLDTAYGRFWRRYPVPEEGLEGETWPDETHRWMNDDERTFDQLAYVLDTLRENPNSRRIVVNAWHPANATVSTLPPCHYTFVFNVQGDRLNLHLTQRSGDLALGIPFNIAAYSILLTAVARRTGFEPGTFAHSVVDAHVYCGTEDRGDWYGRNREELAGRVAAAESSEAYRELADWVEGTAPAEADGDEKKDHVPGLLRQLGREPREKPTLRVADKPLDDLTFDDIELLDYDPAPGIEFAVAE, from the coding sequence ATGCAGCAGTACCTCTCGACCGTGGAGGACGTACTCCGGGACGGCGCCTACAAGCCGAACCGGACCGGCGTCGACACGCTCTCCTCGTTCTCGGCGCACTACGAGGCCGACCTCGCGGACGGCTTCCCCCTGCTCACGACGAAGGACCTGTCTGGCTTCCGCTGGAACTCGCTGATCCACGAACTTCTCTGGTATCTTTCGGGCGAGGAGCACGTCCGCGACCTTCGCGAGAAGACCGGCATCTGGGACGCGTGGGCAGACGATGAGGGGCGCCTCGACACCGCCTACGGTCGCTTCTGGCGTCGCTACCCCGTTCCGGAAGAGGGGCTGGAGGGCGAAACGTGGCCCGACGAGACCCACCGGTGGATGAACGACGACGAGCGCACCTTCGACCAGCTCGCGTACGTCCTCGACACCCTCCGCGAGAACCCGAACTCCCGGCGGATCGTCGTGAACGCGTGGCACCCCGCGAACGCGACCGTCTCGACGCTCCCGCCGTGTCACTACACCTTCGTGTTCAACGTCCAGGGCGACCGCCTGAACCTCCATCTCACCCAGCGCTCGGGCGACCTGGCGCTCGGCATCCCGTTCAACATCGCCGCCTACTCGATCCTCCTCACGGCCGTCGCTCGGCGCACCGGCTTCGAGCCCGGAACGTTCGCCCACAGCGTCGTCGACGCGCACGTCTACTGCGGGACTGAGGACCGCGGCGACTGGTACGGGCGGAACCGCGAGGAACTCGCCGGGCGCGTCGCCGCCGCGGAGTCGAGCGAGGCGTATCGGGAACTGGCCGACTGGGTCGAGGGGACCGCGCCGGCGGAGGCCGACGGCGACGAGAAGAAGGACCACGTGCCGGGGCTGCTGCGGCAGTTGGGCCGCGAGCCGCGCGAGAAGCCGACGCTGCGCGTCGCCGACAAGCCCCTCGACGACCTGACGTTCGACGACATCGAGCTGCTCGACTACGACCCCGCGCCGGGCATCGAGTTCGCGGTCGCCGAGTGA
- a CDS encoding pirin family protein, whose protein sequence is MTDPEGSDRDEPIPGGQVRHGTGVNSTRAFPTETHPSHRDPFVLFERFYIDPDTGFPMHPHRGFEIVSYMLDGGMEHEDSLGVSHTAREGDAMQITTGGGIRHSEFPADGAACNGLQLWVNLPRERKEIEADYADAAAADLPTATEDGATVTTVVGDGSPLELHTPMEYLDARVDDAWTWTVPDGWTGFAFGVAGAGTADGDRIDAGDVLPVDGGRSVEFAPHDSQSPSDGDDAGFRVVCVAGEPHDEPIRQRGPYVL, encoded by the coding sequence ATGACCGACCCAGAGGGATCCGATCGCGACGAGCCGATCCCCGGCGGACAGGTTCGTCACGGAACGGGCGTGAACTCGACGCGCGCGTTCCCAACCGAGACACACCCGTCCCACCGCGACCCGTTCGTCCTGTTCGAGCGGTTCTACATCGACCCTGACACGGGGTTCCCCATGCATCCCCACCGCGGGTTCGAGATCGTCTCGTACATGCTCGACGGGGGGATGGAACACGAGGACTCTCTCGGTGTGTCACACACCGCCCGCGAGGGCGACGCGATGCAGATTACGACCGGCGGCGGCATCCGTCACTCGGAGTTCCCCGCCGACGGGGCCGCCTGCAACGGGCTTCAGTTGTGGGTGAACCTCCCGCGCGAACGGAAGGAGATCGAGGCCGACTACGCTGACGCCGCCGCCGCGGATCTCCCGACCGCGACCGAGGACGGCGCGACCGTGACGACCGTCGTCGGCGACGGGTCTCCGCTCGAACTCCACACGCCGATGGAGTATCTCGACGCCCGCGTCGACGACGCGTGGACCTGGACGGTCCCGGACGGCTGGACCGGCTTCGCCTTCGGCGTCGCGGGCGCCGGAACGGCCGACGGGGACCGGATCGACGCGGGTGACGTACTTCCGGTCGACGGCGGTCGATCGGTCGAGTTCGCCCCCCACGATTCGCAGTCCCCGTCCGACGGTGACGACGCCGGGTTCCGCGTGGTCTGCGTCGCCGGCGAGCCGCACGACGAGCCGATCCGCCAGCGTGGTCCGTACGTGCTGTGA
- a CDS encoding carbohydrate ABC transporter permease: MSDEPLDGSDSTDSTGRTDGIADRLRDDLAGVDGYRVALYVTILAMTAFFLTPIESGLVTAFKTNPEGISSTLPFAPPPPRFFTLEKWQTALAALGRGMVNSALYAVPATILSALLGSFAAYGLTQADWRARYKAPVLTMLVAGIFIPYQAVLVPLSQFWGAMPLQELLTPLWVLGVPEAYTGLVELTITHVAYGIPICMVLFRSYYRNVSEEMIEAARLDGATFRRTYRRIVFPISTPMFAVVLIYQFTQIWNDLLFALILVSTESSPAAPVVLILAGLGESMEGQDFALRMAGAFIAALPTLIVYIMFGEEFAEGVAT, encoded by the coding sequence ATGAGCGACGAACCACTCGACGGATCCGACTCGACGGACTCGACCGGCCGAACCGACGGCATCGCCGACCGCCTCCGCGACGACCTCGCGGGGGTCGACGGCTACCGCGTCGCGCTGTACGTCACGATCCTCGCGATGACCGCCTTCTTCCTGACGCCCATTGAGTCGGGACTGGTCACGGCGTTCAAGACGAATCCGGAGGGGATCTCGTCGACCCTGCCGTTCGCGCCGCCGCCGCCGCGGTTCTTCACGCTTGAGAAGTGGCAGACCGCACTGGCGGCGCTCGGTCGTGGGATGGTCAACAGCGCGCTGTACGCGGTGCCCGCGACGATCCTCTCGGCGCTGCTCGGGAGCTTCGCCGCCTACGGGCTGACGCAGGCCGACTGGCGGGCCCGGTACAAGGCGCCGGTGTTGACCATGCTCGTCGCCGGGATCTTCATCCCGTATCAGGCCGTTCTCGTCCCGCTGTCGCAGTTCTGGGGCGCGATGCCGCTGCAGGAACTGCTCACGCCACTGTGGGTGCTGGGCGTGCCGGAGGCGTACACCGGGCTCGTCGAGTTGACGATCACTCACGTCGCGTACGGCATCCCGATCTGTATGGTGCTGTTCCGGTCGTACTACCGGAACGTGAGCGAGGAGATGATCGAGGCGGCGCGCCTCGACGGCGCGACGTTCCGCCGGACGTACCGCCGGATCGTCTTCCCGATCTCGACGCCGATGTTCGCGGTCGTGCTCATCTACCAGTTCACACAGATCTGGAACGACCTGCTGTTCGCGCTCATCCTCGTGTCCACCGAGTCGAGTCCGGCCGCCCCGGTCGTGCTCATCCTCGCGGGCCTCGGGGAGTCGATGGAGGGACAGGACTTCGCGCTCCGGATGGCCGGGGCGTTCATCGCCGCGCTGCCGACGCTCATCGTGTACATCATGTTCGGCGAGGAGTTCGCCGAGGGGGTGGCCACGTGA
- a CDS encoding MBL fold metallo-hydrolase has protein sequence MIHNLAAGVQAFTSNAFLVSGPASADSSATTDDGDAGRRVLVDTGSNFDVLPLVRERVDGLDAVVLTHTHHDHVGNVEAVCDAFGVETWGFDTSQPSVDNEIPDGGSVDLGLGSYEALHTPGHKNDHLCLYDGDAGVLFAGDLIFQNGGFGRTDLEEGDRDALIRSIDRVRDRVDGDGLRELHVGHGPSVLDSPFDHVELAGRAARTR, from the coding sequence ATGATCCACAACCTCGCCGCCGGCGTGCAGGCGTTCACGAGCAACGCGTTCCTCGTGTCCGGCCCCGCGAGCGCCGATTCCTCGGCGACCACCGACGACGGCGACGCGGGCCGACGCGTCCTCGTCGACACCGGCTCGAACTTCGACGTCCTCCCGCTCGTCCGCGAGCGCGTCGACGGCCTCGACGCGGTCGTCCTCACCCACACCCACCACGACCACGTCGGCAACGTCGAGGCCGTGTGCGACGCCTTCGGCGTCGAGACGTGGGGCTTCGATACGAGCCAGCCCTCGGTCGACAACGAGATCCCCGACGGCGGAAGCGTCGACTTGGGTCTCGGCAGCTACGAGGCGCTGCACACGCCCGGTCACAAGAACGACCACCTCTGTCTGTACGACGGGGACGCGGGCGTCCTGTTCGCCGGCGACCTGATCTTCCAGAACGGCGGCTTCGGCCGGACGGATCTGGAGGAGGGCGACCGAGATGCACTGATCCGCAGTATCGACCGCGTTCGCGACCGCGTCGACGGTGACGGCCTCCGAGAGCTACACGTCGGCCACGGGCCCAGCGTGCTGGACTCGCCGTTCGATCACGTGGAACTCGCCGGGCGAGCGGCGCGAACGCGGTAG
- a CDS encoding MBL fold metallo-hydrolase: MELAEGVYALELTMEREEGTAAFHPVAVETPRGPLLIDAGLPGQTDQLAAALSEHGLDLADVRGIVLTHHDGDHAGCLASARERAADPVVYAHEAAAPYVDGREFPVKSDPDGNRYEPVPIDVELQDGVTFRTKAGPMRAVFTPGHAPGHLAFHLPEAELLLAADALRGENGELIGPAEHFTPDMAEATRSVGRLAGLDAETVHCYHGGTVDAGTAEIEAIYESLTAEYSR, from the coding sequence ATGGAACTCGCCGAGGGCGTGTACGCGCTGGAGTTGACGATGGAGCGAGAGGAGGGAACGGCCGCGTTCCATCCAGTGGCCGTCGAGACGCCGAGGGGACCGCTGCTGATCGACGCCGGGCTCCCGGGACAGACCGATCAGTTGGCGGCGGCGCTGTCGGAGCACGGGCTCGACCTGGCTGACGTTCGTGGGATCGTCCTCACGCACCACGACGGCGACCATGCGGGCTGTCTGGCGTCGGCGCGCGAGCGTGCGGCCGACCCCGTCGTGTACGCGCACGAGGCGGCGGCGCCGTACGTCGACGGCCGGGAGTTCCCGGTCAAGAGCGACCCCGACGGCAACCGCTACGAGCCGGTTCCGATCGACGTGGAGCTACAGGACGGCGTGACGTTCCGGACGAAGGCCGGGCCGATGCGGGCGGTGTTCACGCCCGGCCACGCGCCCGGTCATCTGGCGTTTCACCTCCCCGAGGCCGAACTGCTGCTCGCGGCCGACGCGCTCCGCGGCGAGAACGGGGAATTGATCGGCCCGGCGGAGCACTTCACGCCCGACATGGCCGAGGCGACTCGATCGGTCGGACGCCTCGCGGGGTTGGACGCGGAAACGGTCCACTGCTACCATGGCGGCACCGTTGACGCCGGGACCGCCGAGATCGAGGCGATATACGAATCGTTGACGGCCGAGTACTCGAGGTAG
- a CDS encoding ATPase → MKLLVAGGDPVDAGKTTFAVGLAARLRDDGSRPAVFKPRAGNDRWFDHDDVRLAADDGRLYGKDIDRLLRAAEGDATHERRNPIHRLWRPTSGETGLLGESGRTFLVDRVRTADGDEWVVNGTAEVPSRLRDDLPLGGARRVDSIRAVNDAMRELHLPALDRLAEDVRAAGESGVALVESYGDVAMPLREVEFDAVAVVDPGRCRVYDGDRWALARETATGDRDEGTLEVHVDRVTAMLDPLSTHDLRPLTGEERGDPDAVASAYREAYGELLAAARDR, encoded by the coding sequence GTGAAGCTCCTCGTCGCCGGGGGCGACCCCGTCGACGCGGGCAAGACGACGTTCGCGGTCGGGCTCGCCGCGCGGCTCCGCGACGACGGCTCGCGACCCGCCGTGTTCAAGCCCCGCGCCGGCAACGACCGGTGGTTCGACCACGACGACGTTCGCCTCGCGGCGGACGACGGCCGGCTGTACGGGAAAGACATCGACCGACTGCTCCGGGCCGCCGAGGGCGACGCGACCCACGAGCGGCGGAACCCGATCCACCGCCTCTGGCGACCGACGTCGGGCGAGACCGGGCTGCTCGGCGAGTCCGGTCGGACGTTCCTCGTCGACCGCGTCCGGACCGCCGACGGCGACGAGTGGGTGGTGAACGGAACCGCCGAGGTCCCGTCCCGACTCCGCGATGATCTCCCGCTCGGGGGCGCCCGTCGCGTCGACTCGATCCGGGCGGTCAACGACGCGATGCGCGAGCTCCACCTCCCCGCGCTCGACCGCCTCGCGGAGGACGTTCGCGCGGCCGGGGAGTCGGGTGTCGCGCTCGTGGAGTCGTACGGGGACGTGGCGATGCCGCTTCGCGAGGTCGAGTTCGACGCGGTCGCCGTCGTCGACCCCGGTCGGTGTCGCGTGTACGACGGCGACCGCTGGGCGCTCGCGCGCGAGACCGCGACCGGCGACCGCGACGAGGGGACGCTTGAGGTCCACGTCGACCGCGTGACCGCGATGCTCGATCCGCTCTCGACACACGACCTGCGCCCGCTGACCGGCGAAGAACGAGGCGACCCCGACGCCGTCGCGTCGGCGTACCGCGAGGCGTACGGCGAGTTGCTGGCGGCGGCGCGGGATCGATAG